TCACGGCAGGGTGGCGGGCTGGTGCGAAGCGTGCGAAGTGATCAGGCTCACCACCCGGTCCTCGGGTGAGAACTCGCCATCGCGCCACAGGCGATCGGCGGCCACCAGCGGAGCAGCGGAGCTGAGTTCGGCCGCCACACCGGCCGCGGCGAGTCGATCGGTGGCCGCGCGGAGCTCCGCCTCGGAACAGGCGACCGCCGTTCCTCCGGACTCGCGCAGCACTCGCAGCGACATGACGGTGCCCTGCGGATTGCCGATCGACGATGCGAAGCTGTCGGGGTCGACCGACTGTTCGGGCGGCAGTTCCAGATCCAGCCGCGACGCGGTGGACAACGAGGGGTAGCGCTCCGCGGCGATCATGCGGGGCGTGCGCCGCACGATGCCGAGCGTGTGCAGCTCCCGGAACCCCAGCCACAGTCCGGCGAAACCGTCGCCCCGGGACACGGGCACCACCACCGCCTCGGGAGAATCACCGAGTTCCTCGACGATCTCGTAGGCCATCGTCTTGTAACCTTCGATGCCCGCCCAGTGGCTGGCGACCGGGATCGTCGAGGTGTTGGTGAGCACCGCCCAGCCTTCCACCGCTGCCCTGTCGCGAAGCAGCTCCCACCGCTGGTCGACGTCGGCTGCCCGGAGCACTCGACCGCCGTGCAGCTCGATGAGGCCGCGCCACACGTCGGGAATTCCGGGCGCGGTGACCACGACGCAGTCCAGACCGGCCAGCGCGGCATAGGCCGCGGCAGAGACCCCGGCGTTGCCGCTGGAGGCCAGCGCCACCGTGCCGTAACCGTGTTGTGCGGCTCGGGAGACGGCGGCGCTGTAGAACCGGTCCTTGAAGCTGCCGGTGGGGTTGCGGCGCTCGTCCTTGAGCAGCATCCGGTGGCTGCCCTCGTGCGCTCCCGCCGCCAGCGGGACGAGCGGGGTGCCGCCCTCACGCAGGGTAACCGCGCGCTCGCGAGCCACCGGCAGCAATTCGCGGTAGGACCACATGCCCTCGCGCCTCGCCGCCCAGCGCCGTGCCAGTTGGGCACCGTCCGTTCCGGTGAGATCGTGCTCGGCAAGCATCGCGGCGGGCACGCCCTCGGCCCGGCAGTCCGGACAGCCCTCGGTGTCCTCGCGCGGTTCGCCACGCGCGCCGCACCGGACGCAGCGCAACCCGAGGAGCAAGGGAGTGCCGGAGGAGTTCCCGGCGGCGTCGTGCGGATCCGAGCCCGGGATCACTGCGGTCAAGACGGTTCGCTCCCTTCGGTGTGCCGACCCCGGTCAACCTAACCGACCGGTCCGTGCGGGACCACCTGATTTCCGGGCGACGCCGGACCTGAACGGATCACCAGTCGTAGCTCTCACCGGGTGCTCCGACCCACTCACCCGCACTGCTGAACGGACCCGCGAACCCGGGACCGTCGTGCACTCCGCTGACCTCCCGCCGCACGGCGAGCACCTGCGCCTCCTGGTAGAGCGGCAGTGCGACCGCCTCGGACCACAGTTCGGGCTCGACCCGCTCGGAGGCGCGCCGGAAGGGAATCTCTCCGGTCGTGGCCGCCTCGATCGTCGGCTGCAGTAGCTGATCGCAGAAACCGACCATGTTGAACCGGCGCGTCCGTCCCGTGTCGGGATCGACCGCAGGACAACCCCACTGTGCGGCCAGGGTGGCGGCGGGATCGGTGCTCACCGGCCGGGAGACGACCGCGAGGTCGATACCGGCGGAACTAGGAGGGTCCTGCACGTCGGGATCCGTGGTGAGCATGGTGCGGTAGAGCTCATCACCCTTGGGGGTGACAACGGTGGTCTGGATGTCCTGTTCGTTGAGCTGTTCCGCCACGGAGTTGGCGATGGCCTCGTGGGAGTCCTCCCGGAACTGGGCGGCGATGACCAGGCTCAGCGGTGAGCCGTTCCGCACCCAGCTACCACCACTGTGCTGGTATCCCGCCTTGGTGAGCAGCTGCTCGACGCGTTTCGGCGAGGGATCTTCCGTGTAGTCGCCGGAGGGCTCGGTGGGAACGTAGCCGGGCTGGGAGGGGGCCAGCACCTGGGCGTGCGCGGGAAGGTTCGCGGCCGGACCGCCACCGGTCCCGGTGTCGATCAGCTCCTGCCGGTCCAGCGCGGCCAGCACGGCTCGGCGTACCCGAACGTCGCCGAGCTGTGGGCTGTTCGGCCGCAGCAACAGTGTGCTGCTCACCGGACGGGGCATCGTGGTCAGCTGGACGTCCTCACCGAGACCGCGCAGCGCGTCCATCGTGGTGGCATCGGCAGAGAACATACCCACCTGCACGTTCCCGCTGCGCAGCGCGGTTATGTTCTCGGCACGTGCCGCCTTGCGCAGCACGATGCGGTTGGACTGGGCGGGATCGCCCCAGTAGCGCTCGTTGCGCATCAGCACGACCTCGCCACGGTCGAGGTCGAACGTGCGTATGGCGAACGGTCCGCCGGAAGCGGGGTATCCGTAGTCCAGGTTGTCCGCCCACCCACCGGGAGCGTCCTTGAGCAGATGCGCGGGCAGCAGGTGGTCGAACAGCGATTTCCAACCCGGATACGGCTTGTCGAAAGTGACCCGCGCGGTTTTTCCGCCCTGACGGGACTCCACGTTCGAGATCAGCCGATAGCCCACCGGATTGATCACCCCGGGCTGGCTGCGGAGCTGCTCCCAGAGGTAGACGAAGTCCTCCGCCGCGATCGGCGCGCCGTCCGACCAGCCCGCCGCGGTGCGAATCCGGTAGCGCACGGTGAACTTCTCGGCGTCCTCGACCACCTCGGCCGATTCCAGCAACGTCTCGTTGAGCACCCGCTCGCCGTTCTTGCCGGGCACGAACGCCGAGGGAAGCATGAGTTCGGCCAGCGCGTCGGTGACCGGTGACTGGTCGGCCAGCACGTGCGGATTGAAACCACCGCGCAGTTCGTCGACGCTCGCCACGACGACCTTGGGTTTGGGCGGTTCGCTCGGAGGTTCGGAGCTGGGGCTCGGCGAGGTCGACTCGACCAGCGGTGGTGGCGGCGCGTTCGTGCAACCCGCGAGCACGGTCAACGAGACCAACAGCAGTGACACGACGGGAAGCACACGACGCCGAGTTCGGTACACGCTGGACGAACCTCCGTTGCGGATCCGGCCGGAACCACGACCCTCACGGACGCCCCCGCACGGGCGACGTCGTTCTACCCGCCGCCCTGCCGTCACATGGTTCCGAACGGACACGACCATGCCACATTCCGACCCGGTTCCACCCGGCGACTCCGCGAGATGGTCGGTGCGGGAGCGGAGTCCCCTGCCGACCACCCCCGAAACCCCGGGGTCGGACCGGAACCGGTTCGGGCCGGCGGCAACGTTCGGTCAGCCCTGCGAGTCCCTGGACTTGGCCCGGGAGCGTTCCCTGCCGCGCTGGGTGCCGTCCAGGGTGACCTTGCGAATGCGCAACGCCTTGGGTCCCACCTCGACGCACTCGTCCGCGGAGCAGAACTCCAGCGCCTCCTCCAGGCCCAGCTTGCGCGGGCGAGCGAGCCGTTCCAGCTCCTCGGAACCGGCCGAGCGCATGTTGGTGAGCTTCTTCTCCTTGGTGACGTTGAGGTCCAGGTCCTCGGCCCTGGGGTTCTCCCCCACGACCATTCCCTCGTAGACCTCGTCACCGGGCTCGACGAAGAAGGTCCCCCGGTCGGACAACTGCATCAGGGCGTAGTTGGTGACCGGACCGGTGCGGTCGGCCACGAGCGATCCGCTGTTGCGGGTGCGCAGTTCACCCGCCCACGGGTAGTAGCCCTCGAAGACGTGGTTGGCGATCCCCGCTCCCCTGGTCTCGGTGAGGAACTCGGTGCGGAAACCGATCAGTCCGCGCGCGGGCACCACATAGTCGAGCTTGATCCGGCCGGTGCCGTGCCCGTCCATGGTCTCCATCTTGCCCTTGCGACTGGCCAGCAACTGGGTCACCGCGCCCAGGTGGTCCTCCGGGATGTCCAGGGAGAGGCGCTCGAAGGGCTCGTGCAGTTTGCCGTCGATGGTCTTGGTGACCACCTCGGGCTTACCCACGGTGAGTTCGAATCCCTCTCTGCGCATGGTCTCCACCAGCACGGCCAGAGCCAGCTCGCCACGGCCCTGCACCTCCCAGGTGTCCGGGCGTTCGGTGTCCACGACACGCAGGCTGACGTTGCCGACGAGCTCGGAGTCCAGGCGGTTCTTGACCAGTCGGGCGGTGACCTTGCTGCCGCCGTTGCGCCCCGCGGTGGGCGAGGTGTTTGTGCCGATCGTCAACGAGATGGCGGGGGCGTCGACCGTGATGCGCGGCAACGGATCCGGCTGCTCCGGATCCGTGAGGGTGTCACCGATGTTGATGTCGGGAATACCCGCGATGGCGACCAGGTCACCGGCCGAGGCGTAGTCGGCGTTGACCCGCTCCAGGTTCTCGGTGACCATCAGCTCGGTCAGCCGCACCTTCTCCACGCTGCCGTCCTCGCGGCACAACCCGACGGTCTGCCCCTTGCGCAGCTCACCGGCGTGGATCCGGCACATCCCGATCCTGCCCAGGAACGAGGACGCGTCGAGGTTGGTGACCAACGCGCGCAGCGGAGCCTGCGGATCCCCCTTCGGAGCGGGCACGTGCTCGAGCAGGGTGTTGAACAGCGGTGTGAGGTCGCTCTCGGGGACCTCGCCCAGCGCCGGGGCGGTCATGTCGGAGCGCCCGGCCTTCGCGGAGGCGTAGACGACGGGGATGTCCAGCACCGACTCGTCGGCACCGACCTCGGCTGCCAGTTCGAGCAACAGTTCGTGGGTCTCGTCGACCACCTCGGCGACCCTGGAGTCCGGCCGGTCCACCTTGTTGACGACCAGGATCACCGGAAGCTCGGCCGCGAGGGTTTTGCGCAGCACGAACCTGGTCTGCGGCAGCGGCCCCTCGCTGGCGTCGACCAGCAGCATGACGCCGTCGACCATCGACAGGCCACGTTCCACCTCACCGCCGAAGTCGGCGTGGCCCGGGGTGTCGATGACGTTGATGGTCGTCGACCCCTCCGGAGTCACCCGCCGGATCGCGGTGTTCTTGGACAGGATCGTGATGCCCTTCTCCCGCTCCAGGTCATTGGAGTCCATCACGCGGTCAACGGGCTCGGTGCGCTCGGAGAACGCGCCGGACTGCCGGAGCATGGCATCCACCAGGGTGGTCTTGCCGTGGTCGACGTGCGCGACGAGCGCGATGTTGCGCAGATCGGTACGGGTGCGCTGGTTCGGGCTGGCGACACTGGTGGCGGACACGCAGGAACTCCTGGCTGTCGTACGGGTCGTGGTAACGGCTTCGTTTCGGAAACCACCCGGATGGTTCGCCCGCGACGGAACCGGCGGGTGTGGCCACCGCGGAATCGAATTCGTGATCACACGCCAGCGGCGTGCTCCCCTTCCGGCGGCCTGCTTCTTCTCCCCCAGGATAGTGCACCGAGGCGGTCATTCGGTCGTGTGGCTCGACACCATCGGCCAACGGTTGACCCAACGGGGTTAGGTTCGCCTATCCTCACCCTTGACCGCCGCTCCCCGCAGGAGGATCACGTGGGAAAGAAGAAAGACACCATCAAGGTGAAACGAAAGTGCTGCCACTCGAAATCAGCGTGCAAAACCTGCCCGATCGTGGTACTACGCGAAGCACTCCGGGAGTCGAAGGCGGCGGAAGCCGAAAAAGCCCGCAAGAAGCGGAAAAAGAAGGAGAAAAAAGCGGCTCTCGAAACGACCGAGCAATAACACCCCACCCGAGGACGCAACTACGCGGAACTCCCCGAATCCGAGTCCCGAAACCCGAATTCCGGCATCCGAATCCGGGGCGTCCGACCCCAGGAGATCCGACACCGGGACATCCGACACCGGGACATCCGACACCGGGACATCCGGACCACCCATCCTCCGGAACGTGCGCCAAGGGCTGTCGGTCCGCGACCATTCCACTCCGGTGACCGGCCCAGTCCCGCGAGCACCCCGGAACCCGACACCGTGCGAACGGTGCCGCGAACCGAGGCGACCCGCTCGCTACTCCGCCGGGGTCAGATGATCGGCGTAATCGGCCAGCTCCGGGATGGTTCGAAGCGCCTGGAACTCGATCACCTCCTGACTGGCCACCTTGTGCACGACGAACGGGTCGGTCGCCAGGATGGCGTCCAGCTGCCCACGCGACATGGACCGCGCGATGATGACTCCGCCGGTCCGGGGGTGCCGCCTTCCCGAAGCCACGAAGTCTCCGGAGTCTTGATGATGGGACAGCCATTCGGAATGATCCGGCAACAGCGCGTCCACATCCGCCAACGGGGCCGTGTAATGCACCAGAACTACGTACATTCTTTCACGATAGCGCCGATCGACAATCGAGGCGAGCAACGTCGTACAACGCCACACTATTCGACCAACCGGAAGAACATTTCAGACAAATCCGAAATTTAGTCGCGAATCCGCTTCGGGTTATTTTGGATCACGTTTTCCGCTTTCGGCAACCATGATCCTCCGCAGCGAGTCGAGCAGCAGTCGGTCGGCCTCCAGCCATTCCAATCCCACCAGCTGGGAGAGTTCGATCCAGCGCAGCGCCCGGTGTTCCACCGGAACGGGCGGGCGCGCACCCGCCGCCAGCCGTGCCCGCCAAACCCGCAGCGACATCCCGGACCCCGCTGACAGCGGAATATCGGTTCCCACCCTCCCCAGCGGAACCACCTCGGTGGCGAGCTCCTCGCGGCACTCCCGCACCACCGCCTCCGGCTCGCCCTCACCCGGTTCGACCCTGCCACCGGGTAGTTCCCAGCTGCCCGCGTGGTGAGCGGGATAACGCCGCTGCTGCGCGAGCAACATCCCGTCCTCGACGAGCGCGGTACCCACTACGACCGGCCGGGGCGCCCACTCCGAGACGAGCTCCCGCACCGCCGCGAGACAGGCGCTCACTCGCCCGCACAACCACTCGGGGAGGCCATCCCCCGCCAGGTGAATCTCGCAACGGGACCGGTTACCCGTCGTACGCTCCTCCGGCCTGAACTCCAGCAGCGCCGAACCACCGACCGCGGGAGAGTCGAGGCGCAACCGCAGCCCCGTCTCGTCGGCACGCAGCACGGTTCCCACCCCGCCACTTTCACCGCCCGCGTCATCGGAGTCCGCCGCGTCACCCGCACCGACGGCGACTGGAAACCGATCGCCGGCCAGCAACAGCTCCCCCACCGCTTCGGGCACTCGTTCCGCTGTCGCGCCGAGAAATCCGGTCACGGTACGGGTGTGCCGCAGCGCCGCGGCGACCACGTGGACGGGAGCGTTGACGGCGAAAGCGGATCCCAGCACGACAGGAATCGTGCCCGCCCCGGTGCGGAGCGATTTCCCCGGGGCGAGAACACGCCGGAACACCGACGGCCCGGGCAGTCCGCCGCTCCCTGCTCCGGTCACAACGCCCGACTCCGGTCACCGCCCCGGTCGGGAAGGCGAACCTCGAACCGCGCGCCCCCTTCCGGAGAAGTCCCCACCTGTGTCGATCCGCCGCGTCGTCGGACCACTTCGGCGACCAGCGCCAGTCCCAGCCCCGAGCCACCACCGTCACGTGCGCGATCGGGTTCGGCACGGTAGAACCGCTCGAACACGTGGGGGCGGTGCTCCGGTGCTATGCCCGGCCCGTCGTCGTCCACGAGCAGCCGCGCGCCCCGCGAGGTCGGCAGCACGGAGACACGCACGATGGCCCGCGCGTAGCGCAGCGCGTTCGCGACGAGGTTGTCCAGCACGGTGGCGACCTCGGCGGGCGTGGACCACACGGTGACGGCGGACAGTGGTGTGGCCAGACGCACCCTGGCCCCGGTGCCCGCCGTGTTCGACCGGTCCACCACCAGTCGCGCCGCCGCCACGAGTTCCACCGGTTCCCCCTCGGGGGGTGTAGCGGTGTCCGAGCGCGCCAGCGCCAGCAGTCCCTCCACCAGTTCGGACAGGCGCCGGGCCTCCTGTTCGATCTGCCGCAGCGTCTCCTGGGCCAGTTCCGGGTCGGGGTGAACCACCGCGACCTCCGCCTGTGCCCGGATCGAGCCCACCGGATTGCGCAGTTCGTGCGCCGCGTCCCCGGTGAACCTGCTCAGTCGCTCGGTGTCCGCGTCACGCCGGGCGAGCATGTCGTTGGTCGCCCGCGCGAGCGA
This portion of the Actinopolyspora lacussalsi genome encodes:
- a CDS encoding threonine synthase (product_source=KO:K01733; cath_funfam=3.40.50.1100; cog=COG0498; ko=KO:K01733; pfam=PF00291; superfamily=53686; tigrfam=TIGR00260) → MTAVIPGSDPHDAAGNSSGTPLLLGLRCVRCGARGEPREDTEGCPDCRAEGVPAAMLAEHDLTGTDGAQLARRWAARREGMWSYRELLPVARERAVTLREGGTPLVPLAAGAHEGSHRMLLKDERRNPTGSFKDRFYSAAVSRAAQHGYGTVALASSGNAGVSAAAYAALAGLDCVVVTAPGIPDVWRGLIELHGGRVLRAADVDQRWELLRDRAAVEGWAVLTNTSTIPVASHWAGIEGYKTMAYEIVEELGDSPEAVVVPVSRGDGFAGLWLGFRELHTLGIVRRTPRMIAAERYPSLSTASRLDLELPPEQSVDPDSFASSIGNPQGTVMSLRVLRESGGTAVACSEAELRAATDRLAAAGVAAELSSAAPLVAADRLWRDGEFSPEDRVVSLITSHASHQPATLP
- a CDS encoding uncharacterized protein YciI (product_source=COG2350; cath_funfam=3.30.70.1060; cog=COG2350; pfam=PF03795; superfamily=54909); translated protein: MYVVLVHYTAPLADVDALLPDHSEWLSHHQDSGDFVASGRRHPRTGGVIIARSMSRGQLDAILATDPFVVHKVASQEVIEFQALRTIPELADYADHLTPAE
- a CDS encoding GTP-binding protein (product_source=KO:K06207; cath_funfam=2.40.30.10,2.40.50.250,3.30.70.240,3.30.70.870,3.40.50.300; cog=COG1217; ko=KO:K06207; pfam=PF00009,PF00679,PF03144; smart=SM00838; superfamily=50447,52540,54980; tigrfam=TIGR01394); the encoded protein is MSATSVASPNQRTRTDLRNIALVAHVDHGKTTLVDAMLRQSGAFSERTEPVDRVMDSNDLEREKGITILSKNTAIRRVTPEGSTTINVIDTPGHADFGGEVERGLSMVDGVMLLVDASEGPLPQTRFVLRKTLAAELPVILVVNKVDRPDSRVAEVVDETHELLLELAAEVGADESVLDIPVVYASAKAGRSDMTAPALGEVPESDLTPLFNTLLEHVPAPKGDPQAPLRALVTNLDASSFLGRIGMCRIHAGELRKGQTVGLCREDGSVEKVRLTELMVTENLERVNADYASAGDLVAIAGIPDINIGDTLTDPEQPDPLPRITVDAPAISLTIGTNTSPTAGRNGGSKVTARLVKNRLDSELVGNVSLRVVDTERPDTWEVQGRGELALAVLVETMRREGFELTVGKPEVVTKTIDGKLHEPFERLSLDIPEDHLGAVTQLLASRKGKMETMDGHGTGRIKLDYVVPARGLIGFRTEFLTETRGAGIANHVFEGYYPWAGELRTRNSGSLVADRTGPVTNYALMQLSDRGTFFVEPGDEVYEGMVVGENPRAEDLDLNVTKEKKLTNMRSAGSEELERLARPRKLGLEEALEFCSADECVEVGPKALRIRKVTLDGTQRGRERSRAKSRDSQG
- a CDS encoding ABC-type transport system substrate-binding protein (product_source=COG0747; cath_funfam=3.10.105.10,3.90.76.10; cleavage_site_network=SignalP-noTM; cog=COG0747; pfam=PF00496; superfamily=53850), which produces MSLLLVSLTVLAGCTNAPPPPLVESTSPSPSSEPPSEPPKPKVVVASVDELRGGFNPHVLADQSPVTDALAELMLPSAFVPGKNGERVLNETLLESAEVVEDAEKFTVRYRIRTAAGWSDGAPIAAEDFVYLWEQLRSQPGVINPVGYRLISNVESRQGGKTARVTFDKPYPGWKSLFDHLLPAHLLKDAPGGWADNLDYGYPASGGPFAIRTFDLDRGEVVLMRNERYWGDPAQSNRIVLRKAARAENITALRSGNVQVGMFSADATTMDALRGLGEDVQLTTMPRPVSSTLLLRPNSPQLGDVRVRRAVLAALDRQELIDTGTGGGPAANLPAHAQVLAPSQPGYVPTEPSGDYTEDPSPKRVEQLLTKAGYQHSGGSWVRNGSPLSLVIAAQFREDSHEAIANSVAEQLNEQDIQTTVVTPKGDELYRTMLTTDPDVQDPPSSAGIDLAVVSRPVSTDPAATLAAQWGCPAVDPDTGRTRRFNMVGFCDQLLQPTIEAATTGEIPFRRASERVEPELWSEAVALPLYQEAQVLAVRREVSGVHDGPGFAGPFSSAGEWVGAPGESYDW
- a CDS encoding signal transduction histidine kinase (product_source=COG0642; cath_funfam=1.10.287.130,3.30.565.10; cog=COG0642; pfam=PF00512,PF00672,PF02518; smart=SM00304,SM00387,SM00388; superfamily=47384,55874; transmembrane_helix_parts=Inside_1_27,TMhelix_28_50,Outside_51_166,TMhelix_167_189,Inside_190_464) produces the protein MRRRFRFVAGRGPRAWWRRRTVQFRTSVAAVFASLLGLAVIVSISGAFIGLLSLESVDTRLRTESRAAATNLTGGSAPGRVAGDGIRVLDTAGNPVDGRGATALRPWEINSLKAGKGVTRSGGTGDSGAGVRWVGRVVAAPSGKPLLVLARTDLSAYRDVRTTANRVLGIGSLVVALLVGTATWLAVRGALRPVRRMRLAAARLPVGERLPLPEADDELRSLARATNDMLARRDADTERLSRFTGDAAHELRNPVGSIRAQAEVAVVHPDPELAQETLRQIEQEARRLSELVEGLLALARSDTATPPEGEPVELVAAARLVVDRSNTAGTGARVRLATPLSAVTVWSTPAEVATVLDNLVANALRYARAIVRVSVLPTSRGARLLVDDDGPGIAPEHRPHVFERFYRAEPDRARDGGGSGLGLALVAEVVRRRGGSTQVGTSPEGGARFEVRLPDRGGDRSRAL
- a CDS encoding 8-oxo-dGTP pyrophosphatase MutT (NUDIX family) (product_source=COG0494; cath_funfam=3.90.79.10; cog=COG0494; pfam=PF00293; superfamily=55811) — translated: MLGSAFAVNAPVHVVAAALRHTRTVTGFLGATAERVPEAVGELLLAGDRFPVAVGAGDAADSDDAGGESGGVGTVLRADETGLRLRLDSPAVGGSALLEFRPEERTTGNRSRCEIHLAGDGLPEWLCGRVSACLAAVRELVSEWAPRPVVVGTALVEDGMLLAQQRRYPAHHAGSWELPGGRVEPGEGEPEAVVRECREELATEVVPLGRVGTDIPLSAGSGMSLRVWRARLAAGARPPVPVEHRALRWIELSQLVGLEWLEADRLLLDSLRRIMVAESGKRDPK
- a CDS encoding ferredoxin (product_source=COG0633; cog=COG0633; superfamily=54292); protein product: MGKKKDTIKVKRKCCHSKSACKTCPIVVLREALRESKAAEAEKARKKRKKKEKKAALETTEQ